The nucleotide sequence ATCAGTCGTGCTGTTTCGCCCCGGCAGCCGCGTACCTGCGCTAATCCCGTGATCCCGGGCTTTACCGCATAGCGTTTGGGGTAACCCGCCATTGTGCTCCAGTGCTGCGCGTCTAACTGAATTGGATGCGGGCGGGGACCAACAATGCTCATATCACCCAGAAGTACGTTGAAAACCTGTGGCAGCTCGTCCAGATTGCTTTTACGCAGGAACCGACCAATAGGCGTGACCCGGCTGTCATTCTTGGTTGCCTGCTTAAACTGAGCGTTTTTATCGTAGGTCATTGTCCGGAACTTCAGGCAGCGGAACGGGCGTCCATTCCGACCGGTTCGCAGCTGGATAAATAACATTGGTCCGGGCGACGTTAGCCGGATTAGTAAACCGATAACCGGGACCAGCCAGATCAGCAGTGAGACAATGACTAAGCCGGATACTACAATGTCGAACAGACGTTTCCCCCGGCTGTCTTTGTTAGACAATACAATTTTGTCGTGGGTAGTTGCCGAGAATGACTCATTAAATACTGCTGGATCAGTGAGTGATGGCAAGGACAAATCGAGCATATTCATGGGTGGTTGAATGGAGTATCAGGGAGGATTATTCAATGAATAGGCAGTAGCTGGCCATTAAGTCGCGTTGCGACCTTCACAACTCAATGGCCAGTAATAATTGATGACTTATCTGCGGTTATGAATGGTTACTTTAGGCGGCTTGTTGGATTCTTCATAATAGCCACCGCCGTACCCGTAGCTGTATCCGTACTGATACGACTCGCCACCGCCGACGCCGTTCAGGATTAAGTTGAGCCGCTGGAATCGGTGCTCTTTGTAGAGATTGTCGATCATGCGCAGGTAAGCCTTCGGCGTGTGATCGTGCCGTACCATAAACATGGTTGCATCTACGTGAGGAGCAATTAATTGAGCGTCCGTTACCAGACCTATTGGCGGAGAATCTACGATAATGTAGGCAAACCGTTCACGCAGTTCACGGAAAAGCTGCTCCAGTCGGGGGCTGCTCAACAGTTCGGCCGGGTTTGGTGGAATCGGGCCACAGGTAATGATGTGGTAGTTCGGAAAGCCTGGAATTTCCTGCAGAACCTCGTCCAGCGTAGCTTCCTGAATGAGGTAATTGCTGATGCCAACGGTATTGAACAGACCCAGTACCGAGTGGAGCTTGGGTTTACGTAAATCCATCTCCAGAATGACAGTCGGCCGGTCAACCAGAGCCAGGCTGGCGCCCAGGTTCAATGACAGAAAGGATTTGCCCTCACCACTGATGCTGGACGTAAACATGACAACCTGGCTATCCGTCGGGTTGCTACGCAGGAATTGGAGGTTAGTACGCAGCGTCCGGATCTG is from Spirosoma taeanense and encodes:
- a CDS encoding sugar transferase, with product MLDLSLPSLTDPAVFNESFSATTHDKIVLSNKDSRGKRLFDIVVSGLVIVSLLIWLVPVIGLLIRLTSPGPMLFIQLRTGRNGRPFRCLKFRTMTYDKNAQFKQATKNDSRVTPIGRFLRKSNLDELPQVFNVLLGDMSIVGPRPHPIQLDAQHWSTMAGYPKRYAVKPGITGLAQVRGCRGETARLIDMQHRIRFDHLYIRKQTLPLDLKICWWTVTSMIKGDKKAF